Genomic DNA from Halomonas sp. BDJS001:
CTTCTGATACGGTGGATGAGCGCGTAAACTGGCTCTCTACTGTTAGGAGTGTACATATGGCCGCCGTCAATACCCTTGTTCTTGCCAGTGGCAATTCGGGAAAATTAAGAGAATTCAATCAATTACTTTCACCTTTGGGCTTCGATGTTCGCCCCCAGGCAGACTTTGGTGTTACCGAGGTGGAAGAAACGGGGCTAACCTTCGTCGAAAATGCCCTGTTAAAAGCGCGTGAAGCGAGCCGCGTTAGTGGATTGCCGGCTTTAGCTGACGATTCAGGGCTGGAAGTGGACGCACTGAACGGCGCCCCCGGTATCTATTCCGCCCGGTATGGCGGTGAGCCCAGGAGCGATGAGAAAAATAATCAAACGTTGTTAACCGCGTTAAGTGACTATGCGGAAGGGCAGAGAAGCGGCCGTTACTGGTGCGTGCTGGTTTATTTGCGTCACCCGAAAG
This window encodes:
- the rdgB gene encoding RdgB/HAM1 family non-canonical purine NTP pyrophosphatase — protein: MAAVNTLVLASGNSGKLREFNQLLSPLGFDVRPQADFGVTEVEETGLTFVENALLKAREASRVSGLPALADDSGLEVDALNGAPGIYSARYGGEPRSDEKNNQTLLTALSDYAEGQRSGRYWCVLVYLRHPKDPVPVIVQRSWEGEILAHPRGEEGFGYDPLFWLPDQGMSVAELPSESKNRLSHRGRALQGLVELLKVAHG